In the genome of Streptomyces pactum, one region contains:
- a CDS encoding lipoprotein, with protein MRGSGRAVVGAAVATLVIGVLAGCSGQSGDDDSGNDNRSAAQNGRQNSGKDGGAESGGKDGGKDAGATGPAASSGKQVGAKGTACTLPVTFDLAKSWKAGAIEETGSDDPEVAELLEELTKQGEVRLTCELDAKPAGHVGFIRVYTGKASAGGGDSRKVLEGFVADAEQPAGQKYSPVKAAGLNATEVTYTTHNKEADVTKEERALALVTPQGAVVVHLGGLDTEEHRAMVPAFELAKKTMAVPTA; from the coding sequence ATGCGTGGATCTGGCAGAGCAGTGGTGGGCGCGGCGGTCGCGACGTTGGTGATCGGCGTGCTCGCCGGCTGTTCCGGCCAGTCCGGTGACGACGACAGCGGGAACGACAACCGGTCCGCCGCCCAGAACGGCCGGCAGAACAGCGGGAAGGACGGCGGCGCGGAGAGCGGCGGCAAGGACGGGGGCAAGGACGCCGGGGCGACGGGCCCGGCCGCGTCGTCCGGCAAGCAAGTCGGCGCCAAGGGAACCGCCTGCACGCTGCCGGTCACCTTCGACCTGGCGAAGTCCTGGAAGGCCGGGGCGATCGAGGAGACCGGCTCCGACGACCCCGAGGTCGCCGAACTCCTCGAAGAACTCACCAAGCAGGGCGAGGTCCGCCTGACCTGCGAACTCGATGCCAAGCCCGCCGGTCACGTCGGCTTCATCCGGGTCTACACCGGCAAGGCGAGCGCCGGTGGCGGGGACTCCAGGAAGGTGCTGGAGGGCTTCGTGGCCGACGCCGAACAGCCCGCCGGGCAGAAGTACAGCCCGGTCAAGGCCGCGGGCCTGAACGCCACCGAGGTCACCTACACCACCCACAACAAGGAGGCGGACGTCACCAAGGAGGAGCGCGCGCTGGCCCTGGTGACGCCGCAGGGCGCGGTCGTGGTGCACCTCGGCGGGCTGGACACCGAGGAGCACCGTGCCATGGTCCCGGCCTTCGAACTAGCCAAGAAGACCATGGCCGTCCCCACCGCCTGA